In Aedes albopictus strain Foshan chromosome 3, AalbF5, whole genome shotgun sequence, the following are encoded in one genomic region:
- the LOC109415502 gene encoding uncharacterized protein LOC109415502 isoform X1, translating into MEALVQSVSEVDALLGYERLLVEIFTTYFLSIFTLCRVISSTEPSSHQPLNIRSKLPFVVVDLDSKALWIDNSSMLEAINFGSTVFIVDENAALLFLDNFIRMHDEAMFRKPEKYVIMTMRSTTEPRTTDIIKAIQSHPAIEEIANLLLIVPKQDRYEFLTHRYVGNLPEAVDLLLLDTYFPKNGSFLEGASLFPDKLKDLMGKTYQLASFYLLPWVMPRQTDSGIVNYLNQSYTIDGLDGYLLVLFCQRLNCTWDLLIDQYWQYGQVFKNHTGNGMVGALAERKADFALAAVGAWHQLYRYFSFSIPIQWIGITCLQPRPTLIDYWKIVFMMFSSTVWAVLLLTFFLVALLDYYMPSDVTRWSPNRRGFSWSLINVLGAFLLLPFEMRRNRASEVMLSVALSAFTLIVAYVYIGKIHSILAIPVYEPAIDTIIDFAGSKLRWNAPHEVWMYLIAESDNPHIKQILTKFHVSPVPQLEAIANRGAEPIVMAKLHFGHSMVGEWFTADNIENYRLMSDFLYYEYDTGYATKTWPLLGQFDHLSMWYRDGCLSRFVEQMDVFRYMNQRVQISIEHSRDRPPNKVKVMEVDEIEGGLLMLGIGYAMAIVAFVGELVVHAAKRKKIVRRLAMKWMNRSKGRNLME; encoded by the exons ATGGAAGCGCTTGTGCAATCAGTGAGTGAAGTTGACGCTCTCTTGGGATACGAACGTCTGCTGGTGGAAATAT TCACGACCTATTTCCTGAGCATATTTACGCTATGCCGGGTGATCTCATCCACAGAGCCGTCGTCCCATCAGCCCCTCAACATTAGAAGTAAACTACCATTCGTAGTTGTCGACTTGGACAGTAAAGCCCTATGGATCGATAACAGCTCGATGCTCGAGGCCATCAATTTCGGTAGTACCGTTTTTATCGTTGACGAGAATGCCGCTTTGCTGTTTCTCGACAACTTCATACGAATGCATGATGAAGCCATGTTTCGAAAACCGGAAAAATATGTCATTATGACAATGCGATCCACCACCGAACCAAGAACAACCGATATTATAAAGGCTATCCAAAGCCACCCGGCGATCGAGGAAATCGCAAACCTCCTACTTATTGTCCCGAAACAAGATCGATATGAATTTCTCACCCATAGATACGTCGGGAATCTGCCTGAAGCAGTGGACCTTCTGCTTTTGGACACGTATTTCCCAAAGAATGGTTCCTTTTTGGAAGGAGCGTCGCTATTCCCGGACAAACTTAAGGATCTGATGGGGAAAACATATCAGCTAGCATCGTTCTATTTGTTGCCATGGGTCATGCCTCGCCAGACCGATTCAGGCATCGTTAATTATCTGAACCAGTCGTACACGATCGATGGTTTGGATGGATACCTGCTGGTGTTGTTCTGCCAGCGGTTGAACTGTACCTGGGATCTGTTGATCG ATCAATACTGGCAGTATGGGCAGGTGTTCAAGAACCACACTGGCAATGGAATGGTCGGAGCACTGGCCGAACGGAAAGCTGACTTTGCACTGGCTGCCGTTGGAGCCTGGCATCAGCTCTACCGTTATTTCAGTTTCTCGATTCCGATTCAATGGATTGGGATTACTTGTTTGCAACCAAGGCCGAC ATTGATCGACTACTGGAAGATCGTATTCATGATGTTCTCGTCAACTGTTTGGGCTGTTCTGCTATTGACATTCTTTTTAGTCGCTCTTTTGGACTACTACATGCCGAGTGATGTCACCAGATGGTCTCCAAATCGAAGAGGGTTTTCGTGGAGTCTCATCAATGTACTTGGCGCTTTTCTTCTGCTACCTTTTGAAATGAGACGTAATCGAGCTTCAGAAGTTATGCTTTCGGTGGCACTATCAGCTTTTACATTGATTGTAGCCTACGTCTACATTGGCAAAATTCACAGTATTTTGGCAATCCCAGTATACGAACCTGCGATCGACACCATCATTGATTTCGCCGGAAGCAAACTCCGCTGGAATGCTCCCCATGAAGTGTGGATGTACCTCATTGCGGAAAGCGATAAC CCACACATCAAGCAAATCCTGACTAAGTTTCATGTGTCCCCGGTTCCTCAGCTGGAGGCTATTGCAAACCGCGGTGCTGAACCAATTGTCATGGCCAAGCTTCACTTCGGCCATTCGATGGTCGGCGAATGGTTCACCGCGGATAACATCGAAAACTACCGGCTCATGTCGGATTTCCTCTACTACGAGTACGACACTGGGTATGCGACCAAGACGTGGCCTCTTCTGGGCCAGTTTGATCATCTGTCGATGTGGTACCGGGATGGTTGCCTGTCGCGATTTGTCGAACAGATGGACGTATTCCGGTACATGAATCAACGGGTACAGATTTCGATCGAACACTCGAGAGATCGTCCTCCGAATAAGGTGAAAGTGATGGAGGTTGATGAAATCGAGGGAGGATTGTTGATGTTGGGAATCGGCTATGCGATGGCAATCGTTGCTTTTGTGGGTGAACTTGTAGTGCACGCAGCAAAACGCAAGAAGATTGTAAGACGACTAGCCATGAAGTGGATGAATCGATCGAAGGGAAGGAATTTGATGGAATGA
- the LOC115267812 gene encoding uncharacterized protein LOC115267812, with the protein MDCNPEITEEVLEEASNNQPVVVTLPLDVYNEQAETIRTIQTDVAYIKEQFKVLLQHGMPEGNSTTSVSIESIREIMPLNSTEALVDFEVFLEKNNNKKAFEKFLASFVLVKKPLREITMLLIEKVFSLYLQTQVNYSGAGGKHPLKSLCSTQVLIKSIVDHSLFDTTEDPATLACAEFRYQMQHVCDRVRTSERRQSATTNRNPTSRKKLRVPLKVEFLNVHDDDEEVDKDAP; encoded by the exons ATGGATTGCAATCCGGAAATCACGGAAGAAGTGCTGGAGGAGGCCTCCAATAACCAGCCGGTGGTTGTGACGCTACCGCTCGATGTCTACAATGAGCAGGCGGAGACAATAAGGACAATCCAGACAGATGTGGCTTACATCAAGGAGCAATTCAAAGTGTTGTTGCAGCACGGAATGCCTGAGGGTAACTCCACTACATCAGTGTCAATCGAATCCATAAGAGAGATTATGCCTCTAAACTCAACCGAGGCGTTGGTTGACTTCGAAgtgtttctggagaaaaataacaataaaaaggCGTTT GAAAAGTTTCTGGCGTCTTTTGTGTTGGTCAAGAAGCCTCTGAGGGAAATAACCATGCTTCTGATTGAGAAAGTGTTCAGCCTATACTTGCAGACGCAAGTGAATTATTCAGGAGCTGGTGGCAAACACCCACTCAAATCGTTGTGTTCAACGCAAGTATTGATCA AATCGATTGTCGATCATTCCCTCTTCGACACCACAGAAGACCCGGCTACACTGGCATGTGCCGAATTCCGATACCAAATGCAACATGTATGTGATCGAGTTAGGACCAGTGAACGACGGCAATCGGCAACCACAAACCGAAACCCGACGAGCCGTAAGAAACTCCGTGTTCCACTGAAGGTGGAGTTCCTCAACGTGCACGATGACGACGAAGAAGTGGACAAAGATGCACCCTAA